One Maribacter dokdonensis DSW-8 genomic region harbors:
- a CDS encoding FecCD family ABC transporter permease, with product MFKQTTYSLQFILLLILLIVCLSINICLGSVAIPLADTFKIIFGSTLKESSSYYIIWEYRLPKAITAVMVGGGLSLSGLLMQTLFRNPLAGPYVLGISSGASLGAAILIMGTSLFSAVFSFSAFNDFTLAIASSLGSFLVLFLVLIVAAKVKDTMALLIIGLMFGSITAAIVSVLSYFTKAEKLQQYIFWSFGSLGNLSWLQLSIVALCTVVGITFSIVSIKPLNALLLGENYAKSLGIALKKSRYIIIVATGLLAGSITAFAGPIAFVGLAVPHITKQIFHTTDHKIQIPAVLICGAILMLLCDTIAQLPGYMSVLPINAITSIFGAPVVIWLLLRKRKMIF from the coding sequence TTGTTTAAACAAACTACATATAGCCTACAGTTCATTTTACTTTTAATTCTATTAATAGTTTGCCTTTCCATTAATATTTGTCTGGGATCTGTTGCTATTCCTTTAGCAGATACTTTTAAAATTATATTTGGCTCTACACTTAAAGAATCTTCTAGCTATTATATTATTTGGGAGTATAGGCTACCAAAAGCAATTACGGCCGTTATGGTTGGTGGTGGTTTATCATTAAGCGGGTTGTTAATGCAGACTTTATTCAGAAACCCTTTGGCAGGACCTTACGTTCTGGGCATAAGCTCTGGAGCCAGTTTAGGAGCGGCAATTTTAATAATGGGCACTTCACTATTCTCGGCAGTCTTCAGTTTTTCCGCTTTTAACGACTTTACACTTGCAATTGCATCTAGCCTTGGTAGTTTTTTAGTTTTATTCTTGGTATTGATCGTGGCCGCAAAAGTTAAGGATACCATGGCATTGTTAATTATTGGTCTAATGTTCGGCAGTATTACTGCTGCCATAGTCAGCGTACTTTCTTATTTTACAAAGGCCGAAAAACTACAGCAATATATATTTTGGTCCTTTGGCAGTTTAGGAAATTTATCTTGGCTACAATTAAGTATCGTTGCCTTATGTACGGTTGTAGGAATTACTTTTAGCATTGTTTCCATTAAGCCTTTAAATGCCTTATTACTTGGTGAGAACTATGCTAAAAGTTTAGGCATAGCTCTAAAAAAATCGCGGTACATTATTATAGTCGCCACCGGACTGCTTGCAGGATCAATTACGGCATTTGCCGGTCCTATTGCATTTGTAGGTCTGGCGGTTCCCCATATCACTAAACAGATATTTCATACGACGGATCATAAAATTCAAATACCCGCTGTACTTATTTGCGGAGCCATTTTAATGTTGTTATGCGATACTATTGCGCAACTACCAGGTTATATGAGTGTTTTACCAATTAACGCCATTACCAGTATTTTTGGTGCGCCAGTAGTTATATGGTTATTGTTACGTAAAAGAAAAATGATTTTTTAA